Proteins encoded by one window of Candidatus Sumerlaea chitinivorans:
- a CDS encoding Aspartate carbamoyltransferase, whose amino-acid sequence MPVETATETVFRHKHLLGLEELSAEEITLILDTAAGMKEIFTRTVKKVPTLRGKTVCNLFFENSTRTRTSFEIAAKRLSADVVNFNVATSSVAKGESLLDTARTIQAMGVDFVVMRHSCPGTPHLLSRRLQMSVINAGDGAHEHPTQGLLDVFTIRERKGRIEGLKIAIVGDILHSRVARSNIWALTKLGARVALVGPSTLVPREFEKLGCEIHYDLQKGIADADVINLLRIQLERQRKNLFPSIREYRLLYGLTRERLAWAKPDVLIMHPGPVNRGVEISQEVADGDQSAINEQVTNGIAVRMAVLYLLSGGAARQLNARD is encoded by the coding sequence ATGCCTGTCGAGACAGCTACGGAAACAGTATTTCGTCACAAACATTTACTTGGGTTGGAAGAACTGTCCGCAGAGGAAATCACGCTAATCCTCGATACTGCTGCGGGCATGAAGGAGATCTTCACTCGGACAGTGAAAAAGGTCCCAACCCTACGCGGCAAAACGGTGTGCAATTTGTTTTTTGAGAATTCCACACGTACCCGCACCTCTTTTGAAATCGCTGCCAAACGTTTGTCGGCCGATGTGGTGAACTTCAATGTGGCTACCAGCAGTGTTGCTAAAGGGGAGTCGCTTTTGGACACGGCTCGCACGATTCAAGCGATGGGAGTCGATTTCGTGGTGATGCGGCACTCATGCCCCGGAACGCCTCACCTCCTATCACGTCGCCTTCAGATGAGCGTCATCAATGCTGGGGACGGCGCGCACGAGCATCCCACCCAAGGGCTGTTGGATGTTTTTACGATTCGCGAACGGAAAGGGCGCATTGAAGGCCTGAAGATCGCCATTGTTGGTGACATACTGCACTCGCGGGTCGCTCGGTCCAACATCTGGGCCCTAACCAAATTGGGGGCTCGTGTGGCATTAGTCGGACCTTCTACGTTGGTCCCTCGGGAATTTGAAAAGCTTGGCTGCGAGATCCATTACGACCTTCAAAAAGGCATCGCGGACGCCGACGTCATTAACCTTTTGCGAATCCAGCTGGAACGCCAGCGCAAGAACCTTTTCCCCTCCATCCGCGAATATCGCTTGCTCTACGGGCTCACGCGTGAGCGACTCGCATGGGCAAAACCCGATGTGCTAATCATGCACCCCGGCCCAGTGAACCGTGGTGTCGAAATTTCTCAAGAAGTTGCGGATGGAGATCAGTCCGCCATTAATGAGCAGGTCACGAATGGCATTGCGGTGCGCATGGCTGTGCTATACTTGCTCAGCGGAGGGGCAGCGCGTCAGCTTAATGCTCGCGATTGA
- a CDS encoding Tryptophan synthase beta chain, translating into MIALPDERGYFGEFGGRYVPETLMPALIQLERQYLELRKDPEFRRELEALLRDYVGRPTPLYFAKQLSQRLGKGCRVYLKREDLCHTGAHKINNTLGQALLAQRLGKRRIIAETGAGQHGVATATACALLGLECDVYMGAEDIERQKLNVFRMELLGARVIEVRSGTCTLKDATNEAMRDWMANCDHTHYIIGSAVGPHPFPMMVRDFQSVIGHETRDQILEKEGRLPDAIVACVGGGSNAIGIFYPFIEDKGVRLIGVEAAGRGLATGLHAASICKGEVGVFHGARSFVLQTEDGQITPAHSISAGLDYPGTGPEHSYLAATGRAQYVAVTDTEALDGVKLLCETEGIIPALESAHAVAYVRELISTLPEQSVIVINISGRGDKDVFSIAKALGRTL; encoded by the coding sequence ATGATTGCGCTTCCCGATGAGCGCGGATACTTTGGAGAATTTGGGGGGCGTTACGTCCCGGAGACCTTAATGCCTGCCCTCATCCAGCTCGAAAGACAGTATCTTGAGCTCAGGAAAGATCCTGAATTTCGACGAGAGTTGGAAGCTTTGCTGCGCGATTACGTTGGGCGCCCCACCCCACTCTACTTTGCCAAGCAACTCTCACAACGGCTGGGAAAAGGTTGTCGAGTCTACTTGAAGCGTGAGGATCTCTGCCACACAGGCGCCCACAAAATCAACAATACCCTTGGCCAAGCCTTACTTGCCCAGCGGTTAGGAAAGCGTCGCATCATTGCGGAAACAGGTGCCGGGCAGCATGGTGTCGCAACTGCGACAGCTTGTGCGTTGCTCGGACTCGAATGCGACGTATACATGGGCGCAGAGGATATCGAGCGGCAAAAGCTAAACGTTTTTCGCATGGAATTGTTAGGGGCGCGTGTGATCGAGGTTCGCAGTGGCACGTGCACACTCAAAGATGCCACTAATGAGGCTATGCGCGATTGGATGGCAAACTGCGATCACACCCATTACATTATTGGTTCCGCAGTTGGGCCCCACCCCTTTCCGATGATGGTGAGAGATTTTCAAAGCGTCATCGGACACGAGACACGCGATCAGATTCTGGAAAAAGAAGGACGCCTTCCCGATGCGATTGTGGCGTGTGTTGGAGGGGGAAGTAATGCGATCGGTATTTTTTATCCCTTCATCGAGGATAAAGGTGTGCGTTTAATCGGTGTTGAAGCAGCCGGGCGGGGGCTTGCAACAGGTTTGCATGCAGCCAGTATTTGCAAAGGTGAAGTCGGTGTATTTCACGGGGCGCGCAGTTTTGTTTTGCAGACCGAGGACGGCCAAATTACCCCCGCGCACTCAATTTCTGCTGGGCTTGATTATCCCGGGACAGGTCCTGAGCACAGCTATTTAGCCGCTACCGGACGGGCCCAATACGTTGCGGTGACCGACACGGAGGCTTTGGACGGGGTGAAGCTCCTTTGTGAAACCGAGGGCATCATTCCAGCTCTTGAGAGCGCCCACGCTGTCGCCTACGTTCGTGAGCTCATTTCAACTTTGCCTGAGCAATCCGTGATCGTAATTAATATCTCAGGTCGTGGGGATAAAGACGTATTTTCGATTGCAAAAGCCTTGGGGCGCACGCTGTAG
- a CDS encoding NADH-ubiquinone oxidoreductase chain A has product MLQIERIHFDFLAALIFFAVGLAFVYVNLGIGALLRPHLPSKDKARIYECGEPTVGSAWVRYNIRFYTIALVFLVFDVETVFLFPVARVLRWFTQHGLGWVALLEILGFVAVLVVALAYAWRFGNLDWLRSHSEPSSEFSRSTSIGPTDADLERELELRELANRRL; this is encoded by the coding sequence ATGCTCCAGATTGAACGTATTCATTTTGATTTCTTAGCAGCTTTGATCTTTTTCGCAGTGGGTCTCGCGTTTGTTTACGTCAACTTAGGGATTGGTGCCCTACTCCGCCCTCATTTGCCATCCAAGGATAAGGCCCGCATCTATGAGTGCGGCGAGCCAACGGTCGGAAGCGCGTGGGTTCGTTACAACATCCGGTTTTATACGATCGCACTCGTATTTCTCGTCTTCGATGTAGAAACTGTTTTTCTCTTCCCTGTTGCGCGGGTGCTTCGGTGGTTTACTCAACACGGGCTCGGCTGGGTCGCGCTTCTTGAGATACTCGGTTTTGTTGCCGTACTGGTGGTTGCGCTTGCTTACGCATGGCGCTTTGGAAACTTGGATTGGCTTCGCAGCCACTCAGAACCCTCGTCAGAATTTTCCCGCTCAACTTCAATTGGGCCCACAGACGCTGATCTGGAACGGGAACTTGAACTGCGAGAACTCGCGAATAGGAGACTGTAA
- a CDS encoding `6-phosphofructokinase, with product MSADEAGFPSETFEIDTLGVPTMPSPLRLAPRYGEGFPSFVTEDVRVRFNIEVSARDPECRGPLFEKAGPRERIFFDPRETKAAIVTCGGLCPGLNNVIRSIFLELFFNYGVKEIWGIRYGYAGLNPANGFEPQLLTEEWVESILNDGGTKLGSSRGHQDPGVIVDFLVSRGMNLLFCIGGDGTQRGAWAIAQEVKRRGLKIAVVGIPKTIDNDIPYVSPSFGYHTAIARARDILESAHAEAKGAPYGIGLVKLMGREAGFIAAGATLASQQVNFCLVPEVPLILDGERGFLNVLRQRMLARQHAVIALAEGAGQDLFGTAHREYDASGNIKLHDIGGYLRERILSYFDSHGPKVNLKYFEPSYYIRSVPANTVDMLLCDQYARHAVHAAMAGKTGMVIGYWNDKFIHVPMSAVVSSKRRLDLGSELWRAVLAVTGQPATFS from the coding sequence ATGAGTGCGGATGAGGCCGGTTTCCCAAGCGAAACGTTTGAAATCGACACATTAGGAGTCCCAACGATGCCCTCGCCGTTGCGGTTAGCACCTCGCTACGGCGAGGGCTTTCCATCATTTGTGACCGAGGACGTCCGTGTGCGCTTCAACATCGAGGTAAGCGCAAGGGACCCAGAATGTCGTGGCCCGCTATTTGAGAAGGCTGGACCGCGAGAACGTATCTTTTTCGACCCGCGAGAGACAAAAGCTGCGATCGTCACGTGTGGGGGGCTGTGTCCGGGGCTAAATAACGTGATCCGATCGATCTTTCTTGAGCTGTTTTTTAACTACGGGGTGAAAGAGATTTGGGGCATTCGTTACGGATATGCCGGCCTCAACCCGGCAAACGGTTTTGAGCCTCAACTTCTTACCGAAGAATGGGTTGAGTCCATCCTTAACGACGGGGGTACAAAACTCGGTAGCTCGCGGGGGCATCAGGATCCCGGAGTGATCGTGGATTTTCTTGTTAGCCGGGGCATGAATCTTCTGTTCTGTATCGGAGGGGACGGAACACAGCGGGGGGCTTGGGCGATTGCTCAGGAAGTGAAGCGACGGGGGTTGAAGATTGCTGTCGTCGGTATTCCAAAGACGATTGATAACGACATACCGTACGTCTCACCATCCTTCGGATACCACACAGCCATTGCGCGAGCACGAGATATTCTCGAAAGCGCTCACGCAGAAGCCAAAGGCGCGCCGTACGGCATTGGACTCGTAAAACTGATGGGGCGGGAAGCCGGATTCATCGCTGCTGGTGCTACCCTTGCAAGCCAACAGGTGAACTTCTGTTTGGTACCCGAAGTGCCACTTATTCTGGACGGCGAACGGGGTTTTCTGAACGTGCTTCGTCAGAGGATGCTGGCGCGACAGCACGCTGTAATCGCGCTCGCAGAAGGGGCTGGGCAAGACTTGTTTGGGACGGCTCACCGAGAATACGATGCTTCGGGAAATATCAAACTGCACGACATTGGGGGGTATCTACGCGAGCGGATTCTTTCCTACTTTGATTCGCATGGCCCAAAGGTGAATCTGAAATATTTTGAGCCCAGCTATTACATCCGAAGCGTCCCAGCGAACACCGTCGATATGTTGCTTTGTGACCAATACGCCCGCCACGCCGTCCATGCTGCCATGGCAGGCAAAACAGGGATGGTCATTGGATATTGGAACGATAAATTCATTCACGTGCCAATGAGCGCAGTTGTTTCGAGCAAACGAAGATTGGATCTCGGATCAGAACTTTGGCGGGCAGTGTTAGCGGTAACGGGTCAGCCGGCAACATTTAGTTAA
- a CDS encoding Lipid A export ATP-binding/permease protein MsbA — protein sequence MDSHSLDPDKPFRRRTWHWLTHELRQALRKNVFIRYLFEFHDLKIRLLLGNIFAIVQAVSLIPISLLFKRIIDVYIPQKDASAIGWVIAVGLGLWAVHIGATVASRYFTLSSTKTVTERLRARLVMHLQQMSLRFYDKERISELHPRVVMDTERVDVMANALVVTVLVSAVVALASAVLLLMINARLALLVFVMVPLYYVIQRTFSTKLKEGHRSFRKEMEQMSSIVHELLHSIRLVKSFAREPFEQERVQERIRRVTHRGVRLFTETAAFQILLQFVGGLALLVIFTVGAWMTINDRMTLGEIVAFSSLLAYFLNPINTLIGCVDTIYAGRAGLESVYGLLDIYDTEKSDHLPRIDVQGAVEFQNVCFEYRKGEAVLHNVSFRVQSGEQVALVGASGAGKTTVANMILGFYFPTEGRVLIDEHDITKVNLRALREQIGVVSQDNILISGSVLNNIRYGKMDATFEEIVAAAKLANAHDFITGLPDGYDTDIGDRGVRLSGGQKQRIAIARAILKNPKILVLDEATSALDSESEAVVQEALKHLRHNRTCFIIAHRLSTIIEANRIFVLKRGHLVEAGNFEELMARKGEFFRYYQLQFKTKEQVANTTVAI from the coding sequence ATGGATTCGCACTCTCTGGACCCTGACAAACCTTTCCGCCGCCGCACGTGGCACTGGCTGACTCATGAGCTTCGACAGGCACTACGGAAAAATGTTTTTATCCGCTACCTGTTCGAGTTCCACGACCTGAAAATCCGGCTCCTCCTCGGCAATATCTTTGCGATCGTTCAGGCTGTCTCCCTCATCCCGATCTCGCTTCTTTTCAAACGCATCATTGATGTGTACATCCCACAAAAAGACGCCTCGGCCATAGGCTGGGTCATTGCGGTCGGGCTGGGTTTATGGGCCGTGCACATAGGCGCAACCGTCGCAAGTCGTTACTTCACGCTAAGCAGCACAAAAACCGTGACTGAACGCCTACGTGCACGTTTGGTCATGCATCTCCAGCAGATGAGCCTGCGGTTTTACGATAAAGAGCGCATCAGCGAACTCCATCCTCGTGTAGTCATGGACACCGAGCGCGTTGACGTCATGGCGAATGCCCTTGTTGTGACCGTGTTGGTGTCGGCTGTGGTGGCTCTTGCGTCTGCTGTTCTGCTTCTGATGATTAACGCACGTTTGGCCCTGCTGGTTTTTGTCATGGTGCCACTTTACTATGTCATTCAGCGCACCTTCTCCACGAAGCTGAAAGAAGGGCATCGTTCATTTCGTAAAGAGATGGAGCAAATGAGCTCCATCGTTCACGAGCTTCTTCATTCCATTCGGCTCGTAAAGAGTTTTGCCCGAGAACCGTTCGAACAGGAACGGGTGCAGGAGCGAATCCGCCGGGTAACCCATCGCGGCGTGCGCTTGTTCACAGAGACAGCTGCCTTTCAGATTCTGCTCCAATTTGTGGGCGGCCTTGCGCTCCTCGTGATTTTCACCGTTGGAGCTTGGATGACCATAAACGACCGAATGACTCTTGGAGAGATTGTAGCTTTCAGTTCGCTCCTCGCTTACTTCTTGAATCCAATTAATACCTTGATTGGCTGCGTAGACACCATCTACGCGGGCAGAGCCGGTCTCGAGTCGGTCTATGGTTTACTGGATATTTACGACACAGAAAAGTCGGACCATTTGCCGCGTATTGATGTGCAGGGGGCCGTGGAATTCCAGAATGTCTGCTTTGAATACCGAAAAGGCGAGGCCGTCTTACATAACGTTAGTTTTCGGGTTCAAAGTGGAGAGCAGGTCGCCCTCGTTGGGGCAAGCGGCGCAGGCAAAACTACAGTCGCAAACATGATCCTTGGATTCTACTTCCCCACAGAAGGCAGGGTCCTGATAGATGAACATGACATTACTAAGGTGAACTTGCGGGCTTTGCGCGAACAAATCGGCGTGGTTTCACAAGACAATATCCTTATTAGCGGCAGCGTGCTAAACAACATTCGTTATGGGAAAATGGACGCCACCTTTGAGGAAATAGTCGCTGCGGCAAAGCTTGCGAATGCTCATGACTTTATTACGGGTCTGCCGGACGGGTATGACACAGATATTGGCGACCGGGGGGTGCGGCTGAGCGGTGGACAGAAACAAAGAATTGCAATCGCGCGCGCCATCCTCAAGAACCCCAAGATTTTGGTGCTCGACGAGGCAACAAGCGCCCTCGACAGTGAAAGTGAAGCGGTGGTTCAGGAAGCACTCAAACACTTACGACACAATCGCACTTGTTTTATCATCGCGCACAGGCTTTCGACCATTATCGAAGCCAATCGCATCTTTGTGCTCAAGCGAGGCCATTTGGTCGAGGCTGGTAACTTCGAAGAGCTTATGGCTCGCAAAGGTGAGTTTTTCCGCTACTATCAGCTCCAGTTCAAAACCAAAGAACAGGTTGCAAACACGACTGTTGCAATTTAG
- a CDS encoding NADH-ubiquinone oxidoreductase chain C — translation MEPTLIFEHMQSKFGATKVVELRDRTIPPTICVHPSAVREVLHELKNNRDLAFDYLQLITGVDYPMHFEVVYHLTSLTYQHSLAVKAQIPRDNPVIASIADLYPAANWHEREQFDLMGIIFEGHPDLRRILCPEDWEGHPLRKDYVQPLEYHGISNVRKCGDDWYPKPDEDAKAIVPLKAPASKSPNPAATQGSPQAKPGE, via the coding sequence ATGGAGCCAACTCTGATCTTTGAACACATGCAGAGCAAATTTGGCGCAACAAAGGTCGTCGAACTGAGGGATCGAACCATTCCCCCAACCATTTGCGTCCATCCTTCTGCTGTCCGGGAAGTTCTTCACGAACTTAAGAACAACAGGGATTTGGCATTTGATTACCTTCAGCTGATCACTGGGGTGGACTATCCCATGCACTTTGAAGTCGTCTATCATCTGACGAGTCTCACTTACCAACACTCGTTGGCAGTAAAGGCGCAAATTCCGCGGGACAATCCAGTGATTGCGTCGATCGCAGATTTGTATCCTGCGGCCAATTGGCACGAGCGTGAACAGTTCGATCTAATGGGTATCATCTTCGAGGGGCATCCCGACTTGCGGAGGATCCTTTGTCCAGAGGATTGGGAGGGACATCCTTTGCGAAAAGACTATGTGCAGCCTCTGGAGTATCATGGGATCTCGAATGTAAGGAAATGCGGCGACGATTGGTACCCAAAACCCGACGAGGACGCAAAAGCGATCGTGCCTCTGAAAGCCCCGGCCTCGAAATCTCCAAATCCAGCGGCTACTCAGGGATCACCACAAGCGAAACCAGGCGAATAG
- a CDS encoding Phosphoribosylanthranilate isomerase: MATKVKICGITSVADALHAAACGADFLGFVFYPKSPRYVVPERAKEIVEEVSHEFPSIIPVAVVVNEPFDQLLRLSEHSGIRWFQLHGEESPALCAQVRGCGMTVIKALRFGAGAPPVAWEEYRVDYFLCDTFDSKQAGGTGRAWETNALPAGFPLKHSFLAGGLRPATVSALIRELRPWGVDVSSGVEIRPGVKDRKLVESFISAVRHAESS; this comes from the coding sequence ATGGCAACTAAAGTCAAAATATGCGGTATAACCTCGGTTGCGGATGCGCTTCATGCTGCTGCATGCGGGGCGGATTTCTTGGGATTTGTGTTTTATCCGAAGAGTCCTCGCTATGTAGTCCCTGAGCGCGCAAAGGAGATTGTTGAAGAGGTCTCTCACGAATTTCCCTCCATCATCCCTGTCGCTGTTGTAGTCAATGAACCCTTTGATCAGCTTTTGCGCCTCAGTGAGCATTCGGGTATCCGATGGTTTCAGCTCCATGGCGAAGAATCTCCGGCGCTTTGCGCACAGGTTCGTGGCTGCGGAATGACTGTGATTAAGGCTCTTAGATTTGGTGCCGGTGCACCTCCCGTAGCTTGGGAGGAGTATCGGGTAGATTATTTTCTCTGCGATACGTTTGACTCAAAACAAGCCGGCGGAACTGGACGAGCGTGGGAGACGAATGCCTTGCCTGCTGGCTTCCCCCTGAAACATAGTTTTCTTGCTGGTGGGTTGCGCCCTGCTACCGTGAGTGCGCTCATTCGCGAGTTGCGTCCATGGGGTGTAGATGTGTCCAGCGGCGTGGAAATTCGTCCGGGAGTTAAAGATCGCAAATTGGTGGAATCATTTATCAGCGCAGTTCGGCACGCTGAGAGTTCGTAA
- a CDS encoding NADH-ubiquinone oxidoreductase chain B: MGSLLDPRLRYEVPADHSDRERERIRKELNEAIRKEGLDRALYVAPLDSIINWARLSSLWPMTFGLACCAIEMMATGASRYDIDRFGAGAFRATPRQADVMIVAGTVTYKMAPRVKRLFDQMPEPKYVIAMGACVLGGGPYSLHGYHVVKGVDKIVPVDVYVPGCPPRPETLLEALMRLQEKVRSEHPVAAKLGLYPDPLGRSVVDPRFPQATEN, encoded by the coding sequence ATGGGGAGCCTTCTGGATCCACGCCTTAGATACGAGGTCCCAGCAGATCATTCGGATCGAGAACGTGAGCGAATCCGCAAAGAACTCAATGAAGCCATTCGCAAGGAAGGCCTTGATCGAGCTTTGTACGTAGCGCCCCTGGATTCAATCATCAATTGGGCACGGCTCAGCAGCCTTTGGCCAATGACGTTTGGGTTGGCCTGCTGTGCAATAGAAATGATGGCGACCGGCGCTTCGAGATATGACATTGACCGGTTTGGGGCGGGCGCGTTCCGGGCGACCCCTCGGCAGGCCGACGTGATGATCGTCGCCGGCACTGTGACCTACAAAATGGCTCCACGCGTTAAACGGCTTTTCGATCAAATGCCCGAACCCAAGTATGTGATTGCTATGGGCGCATGTGTCCTCGGTGGTGGCCCGTATTCACTTCATGGCTACCACGTCGTGAAAGGGGTTGATAAAATCGTCCCTGTCGACGTTTATGTTCCAGGGTGCCCGCCGCGTCCCGAGACTCTCTTAGAAGCACTCATGCGACTCCAAGAGAAAGTCCGAAGTGAGCACCCAGTCGCAGCGAAGCTCGGGTTGTATCCGGATCCCTTGGGGCGCTCTGTCGTGGATCCCCGTTTCCCCCAAGCTACGGAGAATTAA
- a CDS encoding N-acetylmuramoyl-L-alanine amidase gives MKPHTPTRITIHHEGSPKPLTPDQDPKKLLQNLQKWGRRERGWPDLPYHFLVDLDGNIYAGRNPQFVGDTNTNYDPTGHLLISVMGNYEIQAPNEKQLNAISELVAWLCDYYNIPPETVRCHQEYVPTTLCPGKYLAPYVLSGFFEGEVRKRIREAYVGQTKQ, from the coding sequence ATGAAGCCGCACACTCCGACGAGGATCACCATCCACCACGAGGGAAGTCCAAAGCCACTCACCCCTGATCAGGACCCCAAAAAGCTTCTACAAAACCTTCAAAAGTGGGGACGCAGAGAGCGGGGCTGGCCAGATTTGCCCTACCATTTTCTCGTGGATCTTGATGGAAATATTTATGCGGGGAGAAACCCGCAGTTTGTCGGGGACACGAACACAAACTACGATCCTACGGGGCATCTGCTCATCTCGGTGATGGGCAACTACGAAATTCAGGCTCCAAATGAAAAGCAGCTCAATGCGATCTCGGAGCTGGTAGCGTGGCTGTGCGACTACTACAATATCCCTCCCGAAACTGTCCGTTGCCACCAAGAATACGTGCCGACTACTCTCTGCCCCGGCAAGTATTTGGCCCCGTATGTACTGAGCGGCTTTTTCGAAGGGGAGGTACGGAAGCGCATTCGCGAGGCTTACGTCGGTCAGACGAAACAGTAG
- a CDS encoding 6,7-dimethyl-8-ribityllumazine synthase yields MQEILNHEFTTAGTGLRFAIIASRYNDFITEKLVQGAIDALLENGVAPADIEVFWCPGGLEIPALATRVARYGSGEKAFHGMVCCGCVIRGETDHYHFVAEQAMRGVADLALEAEIAIGNAILTVATVEQALERAGEKSCNKGYEAALAALAMANQFRTLTKPQ; encoded by the coding sequence ATGCAAGAGATTCTGAATCATGAGTTCACGACTGCCGGCACAGGACTGCGTTTTGCCATCATTGCCTCGCGCTACAATGATTTTATCACTGAGAAACTTGTTCAGGGGGCAATCGACGCATTGCTGGAAAACGGCGTAGCTCCTGCTGATATTGAGGTCTTTTGGTGTCCCGGCGGACTTGAAATCCCAGCTTTAGCGACGCGCGTCGCTCGCTATGGCTCGGGAGAAAAAGCATTCCACGGGATGGTTTGTTGCGGGTGTGTGATCCGCGGGGAGACCGATCACTATCATTTTGTGGCTGAGCAAGCCATGAGGGGAGTCGCAGATCTGGCATTGGAGGCGGAGATTGCCATCGGTAATGCGATTCTCACGGTTGCAACTGTCGAGCAAGCTTTGGAAAGAGCGGGGGAGAAGTCCTGCAATAAAGGCTACGAGGCCGCTTTGGCTGCCCTTGCTATGGCAAATCAGTTCCGGACACTGACAAAGCCGCAATAA
- a CDS encoding Pyrophosphate-dependent fructose 6-phosphate-1-kinase translates to MSQDVSLLQTHRLKYQPKMPAALASGRVGIRKGEFIEPASHAEEIKSRFPKSYGLPLVEIVEGEGELSNAPLKVGVVLSGGPAPGGHNAIAGLFDALKAANPSSQLFGFLNGPKGIFTSKYVELAAEDIDRYRNTGGFDMIGSGRDKIETAEQLAGCEKTAKELGLNALVVIGGDDSNTNAAILAEHCLANGIPLQVIGLPKTIDGDMRNQFIDASFGFDSAAKTYAELVGNICRDARSGRKYYHFIKLMGRAASHVALEVALQTRPNLTIISEEVKAKKLSLKDVVDTIVDVVVRRAEAGKNYGVILIPEGLLEFLADFQEFLKELSSLLKHEEQKLEKLSREEKRKFVAENLKSGALYSTLPPAIQDAVLMRDSHGNLTVSQIETEKFLAELVASRLEVLKSKGKYSGKFSALTHFFGYEGRCIFPSNFDADYTYCLGYAAAQLIRAGLTGYTVSAKNLAHPVDKWVFGGVPVTSMLTMEHRKGELKPVIAKKLVDLNEAPFQYFAKHRDEWVVEDAYLAPGPIQYFGPSEIADARTKTLLLESGLI, encoded by the coding sequence ATGAGCCAGGACGTATCACTTCTTCAAACCCATCGGCTAAAATATCAGCCCAAGATGCCTGCAGCTCTTGCAAGTGGGCGGGTTGGTATTCGCAAAGGCGAGTTTATTGAGCCGGCATCGCATGCCGAAGAAATTAAATCGCGTTTTCCAAAGTCCTATGGTTTACCGCTTGTGGAAATCGTAGAAGGGGAAGGGGAACTCTCGAATGCACCGCTCAAAGTCGGCGTGGTGTTGAGCGGGGGGCCTGCACCGGGCGGACACAATGCGATTGCAGGGCTTTTCGACGCACTCAAAGCAGCAAATCCCTCCAGTCAGTTGTTCGGATTTCTAAACGGCCCAAAAGGGATTTTTACCTCTAAGTACGTCGAACTCGCAGCCGAGGACATTGATCGGTACCGCAACACTGGTGGTTTTGACATGATCGGGAGTGGCCGCGACAAGATCGAAACGGCTGAGCAATTGGCGGGCTGCGAGAAGACGGCAAAAGAGTTGGGCCTGAATGCGCTTGTGGTTATTGGTGGGGACGACTCAAATACCAATGCGGCCATATTGGCTGAGCATTGTTTGGCCAATGGGATTCCGCTGCAAGTGATCGGCCTGCCGAAGACAATCGATGGCGACATGCGGAATCAGTTTATCGATGCCTCTTTCGGATTCGATAGCGCCGCAAAAACCTATGCCGAACTCGTCGGCAACATTTGCCGAGATGCCCGTTCTGGTCGAAAATACTATCATTTTATCAAGCTAATGGGCCGTGCCGCCAGCCACGTAGCCTTAGAAGTCGCTCTCCAGACACGACCGAACCTCACGATCATCTCTGAAGAGGTCAAAGCAAAGAAGCTCTCGCTAAAGGACGTGGTGGACACCATTGTGGACGTAGTTGTTCGGCGTGCAGAGGCTGGGAAAAACTACGGCGTGATTTTGATTCCCGAGGGACTTCTTGAGTTCTTGGCGGATTTTCAGGAATTCCTCAAGGAACTGAGCTCGTTACTGAAACACGAAGAGCAAAAGCTTGAGAAGCTCTCGCGCGAAGAAAAGCGAAAATTCGTCGCAGAGAACCTGAAATCTGGGGCACTCTACTCCACTCTGCCTCCAGCAATTCAAGATGCGGTGCTGATGCGCGATAGCCATGGGAATTTGACCGTTTCTCAGATCGAGACGGAGAAATTCCTCGCCGAGCTCGTGGCGAGCCGCTTAGAAGTGCTAAAGTCTAAAGGCAAGTACAGCGGGAAGTTTTCTGCGCTCACGCATTTCTTTGGTTACGAAGGCAGATGCATCTTCCCATCCAACTTTGATGCCGACTATACATACTGCCTTGGGTACGCAGCGGCTCAGCTAATCCGAGCGGGGCTGACAGGCTACACGGTCAGCGCGAAGAATCTCGCCCACCCGGTAGATAAATGGGTCTTTGGTGGAGTCCCGGTAACTTCGATGCTCACCATGGAGCACCGCAAAGGCGAACTGAAACCGGTGATTGCAAAGAAACTGGTGGACCTCAACGAGGCGCCGTTCCAGTACTTTGCTAAACACCGAGACGAGTGGGTGGTTGAAGATGCGTATCTGGCGCCAGGCCCAATTCAGTACTTTGGTCCGTCTGAAATAGCTGACGCACGAACCAAGACACTTTTGCTTGAATCAGGTCTCATTTAG